Proteins from a genomic interval of Paenibacillus sp. RC334:
- a CDS encoding LytTR family transcriptional regulator DNA-binding domain-containing protein, whose translation MLNLTVSADDSRGINKGENIPVDKVLFISKGRKRDQILVHTFEKTYYMIGTLRHWESFLNNNGFHFLNVDRSNTLNVEKVKIVNGIFKDAYFECEITKTSKRCPISYHRFDEVIEEMGFINSNIIFTGVATR comes from the coding sequence ATGCTAAACTTAACCGTCTCAGCTGATGATTCTCGAGGTATTAACAAGGGCGAAAACATACCAGTGGACAAGGTTCTTTTCATATCTAAAGGACGTAAGAGGGATCAGATTCTAGTTCACACATTCGAAAAAACATATTACATGATCGGCACCCTAAGGCATTGGGAAAGCTTCCTAAATAATAATGGGTTCCATTTCTTGAATGTAGACAGAAGCAATACTCTGAATGTGGAAAAGGTGAAAATTGTTAATGGCATTTTCAAAGACGCTTACTTTGAATGTGAGATAACAAAAACATCGAAGAGGTGTCCGATCTCTTATCACCGATTTGACGAGGTTATAGAGGAAATGGGTTTCATTAATTCGAACATAATCTTCACTGGAGTTGCTACTAGATAG
- a CDS encoding cyclic lactone autoinducer peptide: MKSPKFSKFKIGMYYNAAILLTSLAVVSVSTASLSWIHSPEPPEELLK, from the coding sequence ATGAAAAGTCCTAAATTTAGTAAATTTAAGATTGGTATGTACTACAATGCTGCCATATTACTAACTTCACTTGCAGTTGTATCAGTGAGTACAGCGAGTTTGTCTTGGATTCACAGTCCCGAACCACCTGAAGAACTGTTGAAATAA
- a CDS encoding accessory gene regulator B family protein — translation MIIIKNLDSIALDIATHIKTVVPGHPASIAVLKHGIAVVINTVSIILLTIGISFITGKVQETVLAMISFSILRQVVGGIHLKSNIVCIVVSTALLTALSFVNLNYNWIVITSILSIILVLVYAPSRIDGKTRIPKRHYPLLKICGVAIITLNLWLAFPVVAASFFVQSLTLIERRCEK, via the coding sequence GTGATTATTATAAAAAATCTTGATTCTATCGCTCTTGATATTGCAACTCATATCAAAACAGTTGTACCGGGTCATCCAGCTTCTATTGCGGTTTTAAAACATGGAATAGCCGTTGTGATTAATACAGTTTCAATCATTTTGTTAACTATTGGTATTTCATTTATTACGGGTAAGGTGCAGGAAACTGTACTGGCGATGATATCTTTTTCTATACTGCGTCAAGTTGTAGGAGGAATACATTTAAAGAGCAATATAGTATGCATTGTTGTATCTACAGCTTTACTTACCGCCCTGTCCTTTGTGAATTTAAACTATAATTGGATAGTTATTACTTCGATATTAAGTATAATACTTGTCTTGGTTTATGCTCCGTCTAGAATAGACGGGAAGACTCGTATACCTAAACGGCACTACCCATTGTTAAAAATTTGCGGGGTTGCAATAATAACACTTAATTTGTGGCTGGCTTTTCCGGTGGTAGCTGCTAGTTTTTTTGTTCAAAGCTTAACGTTAATAGAGAGGAGGTGCGAAAAATGA